ATCAATAGCCAATGATTCTGGCCGAGACAAATCAATTTCAGCTAGCTGTGGGCGTTCATCTGGGGTTGCCTTGGATTCCACTTGGCATTTTGCAGAGGCTGCAATCCACACCCGCCCTCAATAATGCGCTTGACATTATGGTCAAGACTGAATTATCCTGTGGTATGAAATAGGATTTACTGAatggttattgtgaagtgaaagaGCAAGAACAGAAAAGAACTGGTGATGTGAATGTGGTGAAGGGTTACAGTACATTAGTTAATGGATTGACACAATACCCAGCTTGATCACACTGCTTTAGCTACACCCCTAGGCACCAGGCAATAGTGGCTTACACACATACCCCCCTACAATTAACAAAGCATGCCTTCAACCTTACTGTATATTTTCCCTATTGTAAGATGTAGGCCTATGCCTTTATGCAGTCCTTTCATTAGTCTAAGTGAGAGAAATGCTCAGGCAACAACGGTTTAATTAGACCTGCAACTGGACAGTACATTTGTCATCACAAATGAAGAATTATAGCTGCAATATATAACTAGGAGGCTATTCCTGGCCAAATGTCACCGGCCAAAAGTCAGcactgtctgttctctctctccctgctgatTTAGGATTGATGGATATTTACATTTTATGGCATACCCCCTGTGTGCTCTACACTGGCAAGCTACGCATAAAACAAAATGGATTTAAATATTACTGCCATTCACCGGTAATAGCGCCAATCTGATCCAACTCACTGGACAGGTCCTTGTCCTCATCATTTGTGAGCTGTCAACAAACGGCTGGCAGTGAGTTGCGAGAAGAAAAGCTGTTTTTCCCCCCAATGCTAACATTGAAGCGATCATATGAAGCTAAATGAGCTAGCCATTTTTAATTGGACTGACCTTCTATGAGCAAGGGTTAATGCAAAAAGGCCAACACAAACACTTGTGCCTGCCTGAAATTGTTAGCTGCCAGCTAGcttcttctctcctccatccACTAGTCGCTATGCTAGCTGTGTGTAGAAGTCTCAGCTGGGTGGATGCCGCGTGCAGGGGTACAGCCCTGAAAGTGCTCCTGTGGGCCCAGCAGCCATTTGGCTTGTCTCTTTGAATTATCTCCGACACCAGGTGCTTCTTTCTGCTCCGTCTGTTTGCCAGCGAGGGGAGTATTAAAAGAGGCTTATTTTTCACCCAGGAGCTTGTTTTTATTAGCACTCTAAAGAGCTGTTTCCTCTTAAGTCTTTATTATTAAGGTACACTTTCCAAATGACCATATGTCAGGGATGTGGTGTGTTTTTATTTCTCTCACTATTTTTTGTAAGATAATAATTTTATGATAGACGATGAGCAATCAACATCGTTTGTGTTGCACATCCGGAGGGTGTATTGCACAATTGAATTATTTATTTGTGATTGATTTATTGAACCCTTACATCTTGGTTTGTTTTACGTGGACTATTGATCACTAGTTACACTGAAGCCATTGTTCCAATGTCATAATTGGTAGCCATCAATAATCAGCTGTGTCTGTGAGCTAACGAAACACCTGGGAGCAGAGCGGTGTGTATGTAGCACATTGGGGATGTGTGGAACTTACTCCTCAGCCGGAAGTGTCCCCACATGACCCAGCGTATAGCTAGCTTTTCGCATGGCGCCGACTGGTAAGATGCTTCAGGAGGGCGGTCACCtgtgctggcaaggcagaggtcctgggtttgaGCTTCGCCTGAGCCGAATCAGGAGGAAGcggtactcgctaagcaagcagcgtAACATCCTTTAGAGTGGTGCCGTGGTCCGGATCTACAGTTGCACTCGATGTTGAGTAAATTTGAGGCTACTGGCTGTTTCACGCCATGAGAGAGTTACTCGCTCCAGCTGGTAACTGCACTGCACACCAATCTCCATGCATCTCAATTAACATTTGTGGACAAGATTTAGGTCTTGGATTATGTATTTGAATATGCCCTCCTGGGGTGGTAGATGTGCCAGTGTTATGGAGAATCATGCTTCGACTGGCTCTTCCGAGTAGTCAGCAGAGTAGTCAGAGAGCGGAGAGAATCTTTTTAACGACTCCCACAGATGGTAAAGCTCTTTGTATCAAAGTGTATCAGACTCACATCCATGACAGGTGGGCTAGGTCTGCCGAGACATCAGCAGCCATGTCtgagtgtcctctcctctctcactcctctctggtTTAGGCGAGGAGATCTGTAGTCACCTTCTTCAATGGAGAGCTTCAATTTCTGCTCTGCTTGGCTGCTTCAAGGTGGTGCATTAGCTCACCGTATGTGTACCATCACTAGTTGCACAATAACATCAAAAGAATCTCAATcttgtaacacaacaacacactctTTAGACCACCTTTACAGGCACATTGCTTGTCACTGGATGCTTTTACTTATCTCCTTATCTGCCTTTATCTCAAGGGGATTTTCCTCCTCTCATTGTATAGGTATTGGCATTGCTTTTGGTGTCGCTATTGATAGTGACGATGTACCTAGTTCAAAGTTTTAAAACTTGTCCGGCccaatggggcggcaggtagcctagtggttagagtgttggaccagtaaccgaaaggttgctggattgaatccccgagctgacaagttaaaaatctgtcgttctgcccctgaacaaggcagttaacccactgttcccccggtaggccgtcattgtaaataagaatttgttctgacttgcctagttaaataaaggttaaataaaaaatgtataaaaaataatcaTTCAACTCCAGGAGTCCCCCAAGGTTTAGTCTCAAATCCATTCCTGATGTGCTGTGCATAGCAAGAGCCAGcaagtacactacacacactgtgaAGACTTTTAAGGGACAGTCTTCTTCCTGTATTCAGTGTTTTCTATAGGGTGATCATGATTCTCTGTGCAGCTTAGTAACGGTGCTACCTGGCGTTTCTGCTCTCTCGCCCTTTACATTAGAAAGAGGAGTGGTGTGGCAGTGTTGGATGGCCAGTTGTTTTCATTCTTCACAGTCCACTAGGCTTTAGACGGAGTAAGCAGTCTGTAAGATGTGTGTATTTATATCCCCTGTTGATCTTAGAACAGTGTATTGTGAAGCCACAGAATGTCTACCTCGCCCGCTCTGCCATGCCGCCTTGTCATTTTGGTGCATTCACCCCagagcgtgtctgtgtgtgtgtccagacttGTGTGTGCACATGAATTTCTGTTACTCCGCTCCCTGTGCTGTGGCAGAAATCTCATCACTCCCACACATCTCGAGCTGTCACCCAGTGAGCAAGTGCCTCTGGAAAACAGGCTTCACTTTGCATTGATTCTTATTGTTTCCCTCCTCCTTCATCCTGAAAGAGCAGAACTTAGCATATTTCACTGGGATGATCTAAATTAGTCAGAGCACAGCAGAGGTGTAGCTCTATTCAACTGAATAGGACTGGCAAATTCAGCAGTGCATTAACTATTATGGACTGCTTGAGTATCATCATCGATATTGTTAATCTAGAGCTATTATCAAacctttcctctttctctcccttcctatctctcactctcttcctcccccctttatctctccccctcctctctttacccctctctctctctggcctcagGATGAGTGAGTGAGCTGTCCGTCCAGCCGTTGCGTCCCAACCATGATCGCCACCGGAGGCCTGCTGCGGATCAACAGGAGGCAGGACTCGCTGCGCTCCAAGAGCCGTGCCGAGAACAAGCGCAAGAGGAAAGccaagaagaagcagaagaacgAGGTGGTGGTGGTCAAGGGCAAGCTGAATCTCTGCTCCATCTCGGGGGTGGTGGCGGCAATTGGGATTCTGATCCTACTGGTGGGCATTTCCATGGCCATACTGGGCTACTGGCCTAGGGAGAGCCCACTATACCCTGCGCCGCGCCATACCCAAAGGATTTACGACAAGAAGGAAGAGTCAGGGCTGACAGGCAACTGGACGAACAACGCCAAGGTCGGATTTCACATGGATAGGGATTTGGTCAGTAACAATCGTTCCAACGGCACAGGTTTAGAGCAGCCTCCTATGGGCTTCCTGGCCGAGTTTTTGGATAAGTACCTGTACTCAGACAAACTGAAGGTGTTCGGGCCCCTCATCATGGGCATTGGCATCTTTCTGTTCATCTGCGCCAACGCGGTGCTGCACGAGAACCGTGACAAGAAGACCAAAGTCATCAACCTGAGGGACATCTACTCCACAGTCATCGACATCCATAGTTTGCGGACTAAGGAGAACACGCCGCTCAATGGCTTTGTGAACTATGTGCAGTCCAAAGGGGTGGAAGGGAACCCTAGTGCTGCGTATACCGCCGCCCTGCTGGCCAAAGGAACCTGGCCCTCAAGGGGCTCGCCGGATGAGGGCAGTCGGGGCCCCTCCAGATGCCACTCCCTGACCAGGTCAAGGGTCTCGTCACTCGAGAGGCAGACGTTCACCGACACAGTCTACACTATCTCCAGACACAGAGGGGCCGGCCAGCAGAGCAGCCCTATTGCCATCCCCAAACAGTGGGAGACCAAGACAATAGTGGCCTCTTCGGTCAACGCCTTCACTCTCCCCATGACCAAACCCAACCACCGGGCCAACCAGCACCAGCGCAGGCCCTCGGCCAAAGCAGAGGCGGGGAGGAGCAGGGCTGCGCTGTGCGACTCTGGGGAGGAAGACGACGAGGCTCGGGTGGGGTACGTAATTCCAGAAACCACCACTCAGGCCAAGGTAGAGACTTTGCGGACGGCCATGTTCTTGCCTCAAGACTCGGTAGAAGTATACAAGAGCAGTGGTAGCCTCCAGGGGGCGCCGCAGGGCTCCCAGGTGCAGCTACTCCCCTCTTCCCCCACCGGACACAGAGTGACAGGCTCCCACCTGTCCCTCAGTGCACTGACGGAATACTCCAGGTCCATCGATCTGGGCATCACTCCATCCACCCCCACCGATTGGAAAGTGGAACGTTCTCGGCGACTCAGCTGCCCTCGTCTAGAGGTACTGGGAGGCGGTGGGTACATCAAACTGGGCAACCTGGGGGGGGAGTCATTTGAGTCAAGGGAGTCATGTGAGATGACTGCCTTCAGCCAATTGACCTCAGAGGAGGCTCTGGCTAAGTgtcagagggaaggaggaggagccAATGAACAGGAGATCAGTTCCGGGGAACCACAGGACAGGGGCTCAAGGCGATACTCCAACAAAGATAAACTTTTTATGATCTCTCAGTCAGACTCCGTTTTGGATGATGAGGAGGTGGAGAGCACAGACATATGATTGGACGATTGCTGATTAGATAATTGCTGATTGGCGGATTACTGATTAGCGTAATGAGTTTACTTGAACAAAATGAAAACGGGATAACTGGCAGGGTGTTGGTCAAAGACACCTGACAACAGGCTCAAGCAATTATGACTATTACAACAAACTGTATAGGATCTGAAATCTAGAGTATCTTGCTGTTTGTTGCAAATGCAATTATCGATATGTGACCAAAAAACCAAACATGGTCTTTGGTGGGCTATGAAAAGTGAagactatgtgtgtgtgagtagtaTTTTGTCAAGCGTTTGTTTGTGTAGGTTGGAAGCATCGCGCCCAACAGAATGAGTTTCACAGCAAAAAGATAACATTAACCAAAAAGGGCGACTGCACAGATACTGTACCATCCACTTGATGTAATAGTTTATATAATGTGTAGAAATATCATTGTGGCTGTTCCACCCACTGTCACTACTGATACTGTAGTAGTATATTGATTGAGAGTTGCTGTCTCAACAGCATGTATTTTATACTGCAATGTCCTTACACAGTTTTTGTCAGTTGCCAGAGGAAGGTTTGAATTCAAACTTGAATAGCAATACATAATTGACCATCTCTGTTTGCTTGTGGGTATTCACAGTGTTGGCATATTTGCCTGTCTCTTAAATTCTCTGAACAAGACATATGTTATTGTTTAGTTTTTTAGAACTGTTTTGACTTGCTTGTTAAGGAATCTATATCTTTGCCATCGCTATTGCCTGAGGGAAACTGAAAACCACACACTGACTAGCACAATTCACAGCAGAATACGTGTATCTCGGTACAAGTAGCATAACTACCTTACCACAAGTAACCATCCGTGTAGAAAACAAATATCAAAGCAATGTTATCCTGTGCAAAAGCAGCTGGGTTGTTTTTGTAGTTGGTTGTTGTTCAATGACAAACCTGCAGTATGTATTGTATTCCAATTGTTGCTGGTAACCATGGTCAAGTCAAACATCCCATGGTCGTCCTATGGGTCAATCAGTCTTCAAATAAACATACGAAGCTGTCTCATTATCTGTGCCATCTGTAATTGGTGACCTTCTAACATTCTGTCAATCAAGTTATCAACCCAAAGGTGTGAGAAGACAGTTtccaaagaagagagagagagagagagagagagagagagagagagagagagagagagagagagagagagagagagagagagagagagagagagagagaacatgaaagATGGAGCATGAAAGAGAGTGGAGTGTAAGTGAAACCCATTTGGTATAGAATTCTGGTTCTTGGGAGTCGGGAGAGCAAGGTTTCCATCTGTTTATGGGGAGAAGGAGCTTAatatagacacacacaaaaaacgGCAGCGTGTATTCCATTACAAGCAAACTAATTCCCTGTGTTTTAGTGCCAATCGTCAAGCTGTCGGCATCTTATGTAAACGTGGCCACTCAGTTTTATGAATGATCATTATGGATTGAATGTAACCTTCCTGTGGATAGGACACCTAATGTTTCTTCACTGCAGTCTTTCCAGGGTCTTTGAAGTGTGTGTGCTCTTTGAACATGTATTCATTTACTATAGTTCATGGGAATCCTAGAGCAACATAAATTCCATCCTGAAACGGATTATACAAAACTGAACCCATTTATGCTGCTGAATTCTGACCTGACTTctctccattttttttttttttttttttttaaacctgtctGACCTTTCTCTCAGCCAGCCAAGGCAGATGTGTGAAGGCTTgaagtttttttctctctctctccctctctctctctcccgctctctctctctcgctctctctctctcgctctctctctctctggcctgcaGTGAGCTATGAATCTTTCAACATCTCTCTCAAACCCTCCGCCTCTAACTCACAGAACTTCTAACTCTTCCTTATTCTCAATGTCATAGCATCGCCTATTCCCTTATGTTTCAGTTTACACTGGGTTTCTCATCCATGTTTAACTACTACTTCTAATTAACAGTGGAAATGCTCAGTTGTCTTCCAACTGCAGGTGATATGTACTTGGTATAGTCAGTCTCCTGTTCCTCGCTTCAGCTGACGGCTTTCCCCTATTCTTCCCTTAAAGAGTTTTTCAGCTGACGTGGCAATTCTTTGCTCATTAAGATAATGAACTGTAAGTCCTCTT
This Salvelinus namaycush isolate Seneca chromosome 33, SaNama_1.0, whole genome shotgun sequence DNA region includes the following protein-coding sequences:
- the LOC120027890 gene encoding transmembrane protein 200C-like, translated to MIATGGLLRINRRQDSLRSKSRAENKRKRKAKKKQKNEVVVVKGKLNLCSISGVVAAIGILILLVGISMAILGYWPRESPLYPAPRHTQRIYDKKEESGLTGNWTNNAKVGFHMDRDLVSNNRSNGTGLEQPPMGFLAEFLDKYLYSDKLKVFGPLIMGIGIFLFICANAVLHENRDKKTKVINLRDIYSTVIDIHSLRTKENTPLNGFVNYVQSKGVEGNPSAAYTAALLAKGTWPSRGSPDEGSRGPSRCHSLTRSRVSSLERQTFTDTVYTISRHRGAGQQSSPIAIPKQWETKTIVASSVNAFTLPMTKPNHRANQHQRRPSAKAEAGRSRAALCDSGEEDDEARVGYVIPETTTQAKVETLRTAMFLPQDSVEVYKSSGSLQGAPQGSQVQLLPSSPTGHRVTGSHLSLSALTEYSRSIDLGITPSTPTDWKVERSRRLSCPRLEVLGGGGYIKLGNLGGESFESRESCEMTAFSQLTSEEALAKCQREGGGANEQEISSGEPQDRGSRRYSNKDKLFMISQSDSVLDDEEVESTDI